From Symbiobacterium terraclitae:
TGGGCGTCGCCATGGCGAACGCGCACCCCGGGCTGAAGGCCGTCGCCCAGCGGGAGACGCTCACCAATATGGAGGACGGTGTGGCCGCGGTCCTGGACGCCCTGGTGGAGGGGCGTCCTGTCGGGCGGCCGATCAGCTGACGGTTGCACAACCCTGCCCCCATATGTTAACCTGTACGAAAGTGCAGGTTAACATATGGGGGTGCCTCTGCGTGCGTACGACACGGTTGCGGAACATGGCCCTGGCCGCGGTGATGGCGGCGCTGATCGCCGCCGTCGCCCCGGTGCGCCTCTTCCTGCCCGGCCTGCCTGCGGTGCCGGTGACGCTGCAGGTGCTGGTCGTCCTGCTGGCCGGCGGCCTGCTCCGCCCGGCCTGGGGCGCCGCCTCGATGGGGCTCTACCTGCTGCTGGGGGCCGCGGGGCTGCCCGTCTTCGCCGGCGGCAACGCGGGGCTGCACGTGCTGGTGGGGCCGACGGCGGGCTACCTCTTGAGCTACCCGCTGGCGGCCGCGCTGGTGGGGGCGCTGGCGCCGGTGGATGTGCGCAGTTCGCCGCTGCGGATCGCGGGCGCGATGCTGGCGGGCCTGGTCGTCATCTACGCCGGCG
This genomic window contains:
- a CDS encoding biotin transporter BioY, coding for MRTTRLRNMALAAVMAALIAAVAPVRLFLPGLPAVPVTLQVLVVLLAGGLLRPAWGAASMGLYLLLGAAGLPVFAGGNAGLHVLVGPTAGYLLSYPLAAALVGALAPVDVRSSPLRIAGAMLAGLVVIYAGGSGWAWLVGGKGLTAVLTGWVLPFVPFDLGKVAVAALGAAAVRRALVRAGLLLV